From the genome of Triticum aestivum cultivar Chinese Spring chromosome 3B, IWGSC CS RefSeq v2.1, whole genome shotgun sequence, one region includes:
- the LOC123065132 gene encoding uncharacterized protein produces the protein MAPNGDAAVAAAAEAVPMGRPRQQPKPRRISMEGLQRAMSDLALEFTKKAAVLDAAAKLPAVSEQVDDARCECCGMTEECSAEYVRRVRERYCGRWVCGLCAAAVTDEADRSRSTTEEALAAHIAVCGRFNRLGRANPVLMQTEAMREIFRKRGKSNSPRDSANAGGLTRSSSCMSAITKDLMK, from the coding sequence ATGGCGCCTAATGGtgacgcggcggtggcggcggcggcggaggcggtgccGATGGGGCGGCCGAGGCAGCAGCCGAAGCCGCGGAGGATCTCGATGGAGGGGCTCCAGCGCGCCATGTCCGACCTGGCCCTGGAGTTCACCAAGAAGGCGGCCGTGTTGGACGCGGCGGCCAAACTGCcggcggtgtcggagcaggtggACGACGCGCGCTGCGAGTGCTGCGGCATGACGGAGGAGTGCTCGGCCGAGTACGTGCGGCGCGTGCGGGAGCGGTACTGCGGGCGGTGGGTGTGCGGGCTGTGCGCGGCGGCGGTGACCGACGAGGCGGACAGGAGCCGGAGCACGACGGAGGAGGCGCTGGCTGCGCACATCGCCGTGTGCGGGCGGTTCAACCGCCTGGGGCGCGCCAACCCGGTGCTCATGCAGACGGAGGCCATGAGGGAGATCTTCAGGAAGAGGGGCAAGTCCAACAGCCCCAGGGACAGCGCAAATGCCGGTGGCCTCACCAGGAGCTCCAGCTGCATGTCTGCCATCACCAAGGACCTCATGAAATAG